CATGGCCATGATCGACACCGCCGACATCGTGGCCCACCGCTACGGCATCAGCCGCGAAGACCAGGATGCGTTCTCGCTGCTAAGCCAGCAACGCACCGCCGCCGCACAGCAGGCGGGCGTGTTTGCTGACGAGATCGTGCCCTGCGCCGCACGCATGATGGAAAAAAACAAGGAGACCGGCGAGGTCACCTACCGTGAAGTGACGGCCACGCACGACAACTGCAACCGGGCCAACACCACGCTGGAGGGCCTGGCCAAGCTGGAGCCGGTGAAGGGCCCCGGCCAGTTCATCACCGCAGGCAATGCCTCGCAACTGTCCGACGGTTCCAGCGCCTGCGTGCTGATGGAAGCCAAGGAGGCCGAGCGCCGTGGTCTGCAACCGCTGGGTGCCTTCCGCGGCTTTGCAGTGGCCGGTTGCGAGCCCGACGAAATGGGCATTGGCCCCGTGTTTGCCGTGCCCAAGCTGCTGGCACGCCACGGCCTCACGGTGCAGGACATTGACCTGTGGGAGATGAACGAAGCCTTTGCCTCGCAGGCCCTGTACTGCCAGCGCCGCCTGGGCATTCCGTCGGAGCGGCTGAACGTGAACGGCGGGGCGATTGCCATTGGCCACCCCTTTGGCATGACCGGTGCACGCCTGGTGGGCCATCTGCTGCTCGAAGGCCGCCGCCGCAAGGCCAAGTACGGCGTGGTGACCATGTGCATCGCCGGTGGCATGGGCGCTGCAGGCCTGTTTGAAATTTTCTGACCTTGCGCCACACCACCGAACTCTGAAACAGCAAGCGACCCGATATGGACCTGAATTTCACCCCCGAA
Above is a window of Acidovorax sp. KKS102 DNA encoding:
- a CDS encoding acetyl-CoA C-acyltransferase — encoded protein: MREAVIVSTARTPLTKSHRGEFNATPGPQLAAFSVKAAVERSGIDPELIEDLVMGCGYPEGITGKNIGRQTALRAGLPLSVAGMVASRFCASGLQSVAIAAGRIVAEGVPAMVAGGVESISAIRPGNPADIDPWLQEHKPDLYMAMIDTADIVAHRYGISREDQDAFSLLSQQRTAAAQQAGVFADEIVPCAARMMEKNKETGEVTYREVTATHDNCNRANTTLEGLAKLEPVKGPGQFITAGNASQLSDGSSACVLMEAKEAERRGLQPLGAFRGFAVAGCEPDEMGIGPVFAVPKLLARHGLTVQDIDLWEMNEAFASQALYCQRRLGIPSERLNVNGGAIAIGHPFGMTGARLVGHLLLEGRRRKAKYGVVTMCIAGGMGAAGLFEIF